The Thermococcus thermotolerans genome contains a region encoding:
- a CDS encoding replication factor C large subunit, with amino-acid sequence MTEMPWVEKYRPRRLAELINQTKALGQVKAWIEAWLQGSPPKKKALILAGPPGTGKTATVYAIAREYGFEIIELNASDERTFEKVERYVQAAYTLDILGKRRKLIFLDEADNMEPSGAREIAKLIDRARNPIIMSANHYWEVPREVRNKAQIVEYKRLTQRDIIKGLVRILHAEGLTVPKEVLYEIVKRANGDLRAAINDLQTVVSGGIEDAADVLAYRDTEKSVFQALAQLFATDNAKKAKLVVLGVDMFPHELLQWIDENLPYVYYKPEDIARAYEALSRADIYLGRAQRTGNYGLWKYATDMMTAGVAVAGVKRKGFVRIYPPKTIKLLTESKAERGVRDSVLKKIMKEMHMAKLEALETLNVLKAIFEYNPDMAAHFVVYLDLDLKEVEFIAGDREKAKTIWGKSMNIEKKLKERGELEEHVRVAAEKEPEEEIEQEKEAEEEVEEEISEEELQKAEEEMEAVEESGGKIDKPKKKGKQATLFDFLGKK; translated from the coding sequence ATGACGGAGATGCCCTGGGTTGAGAAGTACCGGCCGAGGCGCCTGGCGGAGCTGATAAACCAGACCAAGGCCCTGGGGCAGGTGAAGGCATGGATAGAGGCGTGGCTCCAGGGCAGTCCGCCGAAGAAGAAGGCGCTGATTCTGGCCGGCCCTCCTGGAACTGGCAAGACGGCGACGGTTTACGCTATAGCCAGGGAGTACGGCTTCGAAATAATCGAGCTCAACGCCAGCGACGAGAGAACCTTTGAGAAGGTGGAGCGCTACGTTCAGGCGGCTTATACCCTCGACATCCTGGGGAAGCGGAGGAAACTCATATTCCTTGATGAGGCCGACAACATGGAGCCGAGCGGCGCTCGCGAAATAGCGAAGCTGATAGACCGGGCAAGGAACCCGATAATCATGAGCGCCAACCACTACTGGGAGGTTCCGAGGGAGGTAAGGAACAAGGCCCAGATCGTTGAATACAAGCGCCTGACCCAGAGGGACATCATAAAGGGGCTCGTGAGGATCCTCCACGCGGAGGGCTTAACCGTTCCGAAGGAGGTTCTCTACGAGATAGTCAAGCGCGCCAACGGTGACCTTAGGGCCGCTATCAACGACCTCCAGACGGTTGTGTCCGGCGGGATAGAGGATGCCGCCGACGTTCTCGCCTACCGCGACACGGAAAAGAGCGTCTTCCAGGCTCTGGCTCAGCTCTTCGCAACGGACAACGCCAAGAAGGCCAAGCTGGTCGTTCTCGGAGTTGACATGTTCCCCCACGAGCTCCTCCAGTGGATAGACGAGAACCTTCCCTACGTCTACTACAAGCCCGAGGACATAGCAAGGGCCTACGAGGCTCTCAGCAGGGCTGACATATACCTCGGCAGGGCGCAGAGAACCGGAAACTACGGCCTCTGGAAGTACGCCACGGACATGATGACTGCCGGAGTTGCCGTTGCGGGCGTTAAGAGGAAGGGTTTCGTGAGGATTTACCCGCCCAAGACCATAAAGCTCCTCACGGAGAGCAAGGCCGAAAGGGGAGTGAGGGACTCGGTGCTCAAGAAGATAATGAAGGAGATGCACATGGCGAAGCTCGAAGCCCTGGAGACCCTCAACGTCCTGAAGGCGATATTCGAGTACAACCCGGACATGGCCGCCCACTTCGTCGTCTACCTCGACCTTGACCTCAAGGAGGTCGAGTTCATAGCCGGGGACAGGGAGAAGGCTAAGACCATATGGGGCAAGAGCATGAACATCGAGAAGAAGCTCAAGGAGCGCGGGGAGCTTGAGGAGCACGTGAGGGTCGCCGCTGAAAAGGAACCCGAGGAAGAAATTGAGCAGGAGAAAGAAGCCGAAGAAGAGGTGGAGGAAGAGATAAGCGAGGAGGAGCTCCAGAAGGCCGAAGAGGAAATGGAAGCCGTTGAGGAAAGCGGGGGGAAGATAGACAAGCCCAAGAAGAAGGGCAAGCAGGCGACGCTGTTCGACTTCCTGGGGAAGAAGTGA
- the moaA gene encoding GTP 3',8-cyclase MoaA: MTLYDRFGRPVTNLRISLTQDCNYACFFCHREGQHFNARLELTPAEIERLVRIASRLGIKKVKLTGGEPTVRRDIIEIVRRIKPYLRDLSMTTNGSRLKELARPLAEAGLDRVNVSLHSLRPEVYKKITGADMLDTVLEGIDEAVRYLSPVKLNMTVMKGLNDGEIWDMIDFAARTGTILQLIELEAPREFTETRFFKKYFYPLKPVERKLEEMAVEIRERRMHRRKKYFVPTDYGIAEVEVVRAMHNTVFCANCTRLRVTSDGKFKTCLLRKNDLIDFATALRNGASDGELVEILKGAVLMRQPYWR, from the coding sequence ATGACCCTCTACGACCGCTTCGGCAGGCCAGTAACGAACCTGAGGATTTCGCTCACCCAGGACTGCAACTATGCGTGCTTCTTCTGCCACAGGGAGGGACAGCACTTCAACGCTAGGCTAGAGCTGACGCCCGCGGAGATAGAGAGACTCGTCCGCATAGCCTCAAGGCTCGGAATAAAGAAGGTCAAGCTCACCGGCGGCGAGCCAACGGTGAGGAGGGACATCATCGAAATTGTGAGGCGGATAAAACCCTACCTTAGAGACCTGTCCATGACGACCAACGGAAGCAGATTGAAGGAGCTGGCCAGACCGCTGGCGGAGGCCGGCCTGGACAGGGTCAACGTCTCGCTCCACAGCCTCAGGCCAGAGGTTTACAAGAAGATAACCGGCGCCGATATGCTGGACACCGTCCTGGAGGGCATTGACGAAGCCGTCAGGTACCTGTCTCCGGTAAAGCTCAACATGACGGTGATGAAGGGCCTAAACGACGGTGAGATATGGGACATGATTGATTTTGCGGCAAGGACCGGCACGATCCTCCAGCTCATTGAGCTTGAGGCCCCAAGGGAGTTCACGGAGACGCGCTTTTTTAAAAAGTACTTCTACCCCCTCAAACCGGTTGAGAGAAAGCTTGAGGAGATGGCCGTTGAAATCCGCGAGAGGAGGATGCACAGGCGAAAGAAGTACTTCGTCCCAACCGACTACGGTATCGCTGAGGTCGAGGTAGTCAGGGCGATGCACAACACGGTCTTCTGCGCCAACTGCACAAGGCTGAGGGTCACCTCCGACGGCAAGTTCAAGACCTGCCTGCTGAGGAAGAACGACCTGATAGACTTCGCCACCGCCCTAAGAAACGGGGCGAGCGATGGAGAGCTCGTCGAGATACTCAAAGGGGCCGTTCTCATGCGCCAGCCGTACTGGAGGTAA
- a CDS encoding DUF1614 domain-containing protein — protein sequence MNKRRFIIPPVSLPVLLMIFLIFLAVFVIFSSIVMAAFEKLGIPPEVAYALFIFALFGSFINIPIAEEVSYEPVIGLREVRFFGISYPVPYFDWAEKRVIIAINVGGALVPLSIVLYEVFRLLYLGQFSLLFNTALATVIAALFSHAFARPVRGLGIAMPMFLPPLIAMTLGWLLGDGNPNLVAYVSGTMGVLIGADVMNWGKIKNLGAPMVSIGGAGTFDGIFLAGVIAVLLV from the coding sequence ATGAATAAGAGGCGCTTCATAATCCCTCCCGTCTCGCTTCCGGTTCTCCTCATGATATTCCTCATCTTCCTGGCGGTCTTCGTTATATTTTCGAGCATAGTCATGGCCGCCTTTGAGAAGCTCGGGATACCCCCCGAGGTCGCGTACGCCCTCTTTATTTTCGCACTTTTCGGGAGCTTCATCAACATCCCCATAGCGGAGGAGGTCTCCTACGAGCCGGTCATCGGCCTGAGGGAGGTTCGCTTTTTCGGCATCTCATATCCCGTCCCCTACTTTGACTGGGCTGAGAAGAGGGTGATAATAGCGATAAACGTCGGCGGAGCACTGGTGCCACTGAGTATCGTCCTCTACGAAGTATTCAGACTGCTATACCTTGGCCAGTTTTCCCTGCTCTTCAACACGGCACTTGCGACTGTGATAGCGGCCCTCTTCAGCCACGCCTTCGCCAGGCCCGTCAGGGGTCTGGGGATAGCAATGCCAATGTTCCTCCCCCCGCTGATAGCCATGACCCTAGGCTGGCTTCTGGGGGATGGCAATCCCAACCTGGTCGCCTACGTCAGCGGGACGATGGGAGTGCTTATAGGGGCGGACGTTATGAACTGGGGAAAGATCAAGAACCTCGGTGCGCCGATGGTCAGCATAGGTGGGGCTGGCACCTTCGACGGAATCTTCCTCGCGGGTGTTATTGCCGTTCTTCTGGTATAA
- a CDS encoding DUF402 domain-containing protein has protein sequence MSTDTGVSVRVRGIYSTALTKLFLDRGFGISQPSNRIVERLGLEKTYDEFDVDVYDKKDHHGVILVGTKVEEVKAVLEDELIDVFFRKLPYQLYGIYKGMVVKRDERYVYVDIGSAIGTIPVKDIPRAMEGDEVLVQVKKHNLLPQLSVVLTIPGDYAVLIPKPVGAQRHVKISRKIREQSERERLRILGLSIDLGEWGILWRTAAAYKDWNTLRDEIINLSKLADRLKKADSYTAPALIIEGRNIYEVEFGGGAKKKLDEIRNRVVPTVEGHHQLKAYDPELSFAVEIAEGILSKVPAQREKVKAGFWEALITNKGPKKGWLFSLEHYKPDGQRIKIGPGEILEVSMNPLRVTFKRHLKPGKFYDGLDIPIEFGDYVITEIEAGKWWFVHRYYDRNGNLKGEYYNINTPVEIYPDRARYIDLEVDIVKWPDGKKEIIDKEKLTEHYEEGIITEKLYRAVLRIVQEVYERV, from the coding sequence GTGTCTACAGACACAGGAGTTTCAGTTCGGGTTAGGGGCATCTACTCAACGGCCCTTACAAAGCTCTTCCTCGATAGGGGCTTTGGCATTTCACAGCCCAGCAACAGGATCGTCGAGAGACTCGGGCTTGAAAAGACCTACGACGAGTTCGACGTCGACGTTTACGACAAGAAGGACCACCACGGAGTGATCCTCGTCGGGACGAAGGTTGAGGAGGTTAAGGCTGTCCTTGAGGACGAGCTCATAGACGTTTTCTTTAGGAAGCTCCCCTACCAGCTCTATGGAATCTACAAGGGAATGGTCGTCAAGAGGGACGAGCGCTACGTATACGTTGACATAGGAAGTGCAATCGGGACTATCCCGGTGAAAGACATTCCGCGCGCTATGGAGGGCGACGAGGTTCTTGTTCAGGTTAAGAAGCACAACCTCCTCCCCCAGCTGAGCGTTGTCCTAACTATCCCGGGCGACTACGCGGTTCTCATTCCGAAGCCGGTAGGTGCACAGAGGCACGTCAAAATATCCAGGAAGATAAGGGAGCAGAGCGAGCGCGAGAGGCTCAGGATACTGGGTCTCAGCATAGACCTGGGCGAATGGGGAATCCTCTGGAGGACGGCAGCTGCCTATAAGGACTGGAACACCCTCCGTGACGAGATAATAAACCTCTCCAAGCTTGCCGACCGGCTCAAGAAAGCTGATTCATACACGGCTCCAGCTCTCATAATCGAGGGGAGGAACATATACGAGGTCGAGTTTGGGGGCGGTGCCAAGAAGAAGCTCGACGAGATACGGAACAGGGTCGTTCCGACCGTTGAGGGCCACCACCAGCTGAAGGCCTACGACCCGGAGCTGAGCTTCGCGGTGGAGATAGCGGAGGGGATTCTCTCAAAGGTTCCTGCACAGAGGGAGAAGGTAAAGGCCGGCTTCTGGGAGGCTCTGATAACCAACAAGGGGCCGAAGAAGGGCTGGCTCTTCAGCCTTGAGCATTACAAGCCCGACGGTCAGAGGATAAAGATAGGGCCCGGTGAGATACTTGAGGTCTCAATGAACCCGCTGAGGGTAACATTTAAACGCCACCTGAAGCCGGGGAAGTTCTACGACGGACTGGACATACCCATAGAGTTCGGTGACTACGTCATAACGGAGATTGAAGCCGGAAAGTGGTGGTTCGTGCACCGCTACTACGACCGCAACGGCAACCTCAAGGGTGAGTACTACAACATCAACACGCCTGTAGAGATTTACCCGGACAGGGCGCGCTACATCGACCTTGAAGTGGACATCGTTAAATGGCCGGACGGCAAAAAGGAGATAATAGACAAGGAGAAGCTCACCGAACACTACGAGGAGGGCATCATCACCGAGAAGCTCTACCGGGCGGTGCTCAGAATAGTGCAGGAGGTCTATGAGAGGGTTTGA
- a CDS encoding ribose-phosphate diphosphokinase encodes MFVVGSGARHLEDELRALGGEVLNVEIKRFPDGEKYVRVLGSSEEVTVVQSTFAPQDEHLVELILLADALRERGVQKLRAVVPYLAYSRQDRVTKDGEPVSVRAILRAIAVYYDELYVFDLHNPETLRFFPGKAVNLSPAGAIADYFGEKLGEGVVLAPDKGALMRAKAVAEKLGLEYSHFHKVRISPTEVQMRPVDVDVRGKNVLIVDDIISTGGTMIRAANLLREMGAEKVFVAATHGVFAEGAIERVSKAVDELAVTNTIPTPVSRISVVPDILKL; translated from the coding sequence ATGTTCGTGGTTGGGAGCGGTGCCAGGCATCTGGAGGATGAGCTGAGGGCTCTCGGCGGTGAGGTTCTCAACGTTGAGATAAAGAGATTCCCCGACGGTGAGAAGTACGTCAGGGTTCTGGGTTCCTCGGAGGAGGTTACGGTTGTTCAGTCCACTTTTGCCCCCCAGGACGAGCATCTGGTCGAACTCATCCTGCTCGCCGATGCGCTGCGCGAGAGGGGTGTTCAAAAGCTCAGGGCGGTTGTTCCTTATCTGGCATACTCCAGACAGGACAGGGTTACAAAGGACGGGGAGCCCGTGAGCGTTAGGGCGATACTCAGGGCCATCGCCGTTTACTACGATGAACTATATGTCTTCGACCTCCACAACCCTGAAACGCTGAGGTTCTTCCCTGGCAAGGCGGTCAACCTTTCACCGGCGGGGGCCATAGCGGACTATTTCGGGGAGAAGCTCGGTGAGGGTGTTGTTCTAGCCCCCGACAAGGGGGCTCTCATGAGGGCAAAGGCCGTTGCCGAAAAGCTGGGCCTTGAGTACAGCCACTTCCACAAGGTTCGCATCTCCCCGACGGAGGTGCAGATGAGGCCGGTTGACGTTGACGTCAGGGGAAAGAACGTGCTCATAGTTGACGACATCATAAGCACCGGTGGGACTATGATACGGGCCGCAAACCTGCTCAGAGAGATGGGCGCGGAGAAAGTTTTCGTCGCTGCAACCCACGGAGTTTTTGCGGAAGGAGCAATAGAGAGGGTGAGCAAAGCCGTTGACGAGCTCGCCGTCACGAACACCATTCCAACTCCGGTTTCGAGGATAAGCGTGGTTCCGGATATACTCAAGCTGTGA
- a CDS encoding MBL fold metallo-hydrolase, producing the protein MKIIWYGHACFWVETNGVRLLIDPYPEVDDDRIGEVDYILITHEHVDHYGKVELLSRLRNAEVIGPKPVYMMAISDGVTRVREIEEGQTLELENGVKVTAVYMEHPSSQYPVGYLIEGDKTLFHTGDTYSTPALQKLRGKVDILLVPISGRSTANEREAAQIIEDIRPRIVIPMHYGTYGQGSVEKLQNELKKRRIWVMVRPMELYEELTL; encoded by the coding sequence ATGAAGATTATCTGGTACGGACACGCGTGCTTTTGGGTCGAGACGAATGGTGTGAGACTGCTCATCGACCCGTATCCGGAGGTTGACGACGACAGGATAGGCGAAGTGGACTACATACTGATAACCCACGAGCACGTTGACCACTACGGCAAGGTGGAACTGCTCTCAAGGCTGAGGAACGCCGAGGTCATAGGGCCAAAGCCAGTCTATATGATGGCCATAAGCGACGGTGTGACCAGGGTCAGGGAAATAGAGGAAGGACAGACGCTGGAGCTTGAGAACGGCGTCAAAGTTACCGCAGTGTACATGGAGCACCCGTCAAGCCAGTATCCTGTCGGTTATCTCATAGAGGGGGACAAGACCCTCTTCCACACCGGAGATACCTATTCAACCCCTGCCCTCCAGAAGCTCCGAGGAAAGGTGGACATTCTCCTGGTGCCCATCAGCGGGCGCTCAACTGCCAACGAACGCGAGGCGGCGCAGATAATAGAGGACATAAGGCCCAGAATCGTTATCCCGATGCACTACGGGACTTACGGGCAGGGAAGTGTCGAAAAGCTCCAGAACGAGCTGAAGAAGAGACGCATCTGGGTCATGGTTCGCCCCATGGAGCTTTACGAGGAGCTCACCCTTTAG
- a CDS encoding HepT-like ribonuclease domain-containing protein, translating to MRDYKLYVEDILEAISRIEEYTEGMSLEEFKAERIVIDAVIRNLEIIGEACRAIPVRIQKRHPEIEWRKIIGLRNILIHQYFGVDVELI from the coding sequence TTGAGGGACTATAAGCTGTACGTTGAAGACATACTTGAAGCCATTTCTCGAATTGAGGAATACACCGAAGGAATGAGCCTTGAGGAGTTCAAAGCAGAGAGAATAGTAATTGACGCAGTCATAAGGAACCTTGAGATAATAGGCGAGGCCTGCAGAGCAATCCCTGTGAGGATACAGAAGAGACACCCTGAGATAGAGTGGCGCAAGATAATTGGCCTCAGGAACATTCTCATTCATCAATATTTTGGTGTGGATGTTGAGCTCATCTGA
- a CDS encoding ATP-binding protein, with translation MFYDRERELGKLKEVYSYPGSSFIVIYGRRRVGKTALVREFLKDKLGLYFFVGEKDETLLLEEWVGEVEEKLSGHLPSYVKPKFGSLEELVEFLLDFSRERKLVLVFDEFQNFRAVKPSFFSSLQRLWDEKKDGSNMMLIAVGSYVGMIKRIFMDQKEPLFGRADEWMKLKPFDFWTAWGLVRSLVEINPRHFVELYSALGGMPRYLLYVPRYYRRDSIEAIRGLFFDEFAPLREEGLNVLKLEFGRYYRSYFSILEAVSLGRVTPKEISDGTGLKPLTVGKYLSELTNHYEYLVREVPVTENPLKTRKVAYRISDEFFNFWFRFVYHNYTGLEEDPGKVFERFKAEFPAFVGATYERIAREFVKGLNLGFKPERVGRWWHKGEEIDVVAYDRKNVILFEVKWRDLSTKDAKRVLKGLEEKAELLPLRGSYRFGIIARELEGKDELREEGFLAFDLDDIIR, from the coding sequence ATGTTTTACGACAGGGAGCGTGAGCTGGGGAAGCTCAAGGAAGTTTACTCCTATCCGGGTTCAAGCTTTATTGTCATCTATGGCAGGCGAAGGGTTGGAAAGACCGCCCTCGTCAGGGAGTTTCTCAAAGACAAGCTCGGCCTCTACTTCTTCGTCGGCGAAAAGGACGAGACGCTTCTCCTTGAGGAATGGGTAGGTGAGGTTGAGGAGAAGCTTTCCGGCCACCTTCCCTCATACGTGAAGCCAAAATTTGGCTCCCTCGAAGAGCTTGTAGAGTTCCTGCTTGACTTCTCGCGGGAGAGAAAGCTGGTCCTCGTCTTCGACGAGTTCCAGAACTTCAGGGCGGTTAAGCCCTCCTTCTTCTCCTCCCTGCAGAGGCTCTGGGATGAGAAAAAAGACGGCTCAAACATGATGCTCATCGCGGTAGGATCATACGTCGGCATGATTAAGCGCATCTTCATGGATCAGAAGGAGCCTCTCTTCGGCAGGGCTGACGAGTGGATGAAGCTCAAGCCCTTCGACTTCTGGACTGCCTGGGGCCTTGTCCGCTCGCTGGTTGAGATAAACCCCAGACACTTCGTTGAGCTGTATTCAGCCCTGGGGGGAATGCCGAGGTATCTTCTCTACGTCCCGCGCTACTACCGCAGGGACTCGATTGAGGCAATTAGGGGGCTTTTCTTCGACGAGTTCGCCCCACTCAGGGAAGAGGGTCTAAACGTTCTCAAACTTGAGTTCGGTCGCTATTACCGCTCCTACTTCTCAATCCTCGAAGCGGTCAGCCTCGGTCGCGTCACCCCCAAGGAGATAAGCGACGGAACGGGATTGAAGCCCCTGACGGTGGGCAAATACCTCAGCGAGCTGACCAACCACTACGAGTACCTGGTCAGGGAGGTGCCCGTCACGGAGAACCCACTGAAGACGAGGAAAGTGGCCTACAGGATAAGCGATGAGTTCTTCAACTTCTGGTTCCGCTTCGTTTATCACAACTACACGGGTCTTGAGGAAGATCCTGGAAAGGTTTTCGAGCGCTTCAAAGCTGAATTTCCTGCCTTCGTTGGTGCGACCTACGAGAGAATCGCGAGAGAATTCGTGAAAGGGCTAAACCTTGGCTTTAAGCCGGAGCGCGTTGGCAGGTGGTGGCACAAGGGTGAGGAGATTGACGTGGTGGCGTACGACCGGAAAAACGTCATCCTCTTCGAGGTGAAGTGGAGGGACCTGAGCACGAAAGATGCAAAGAGGGTGCTGAAAGGCCTTGAGGAAAAGGCCGAACTCCTACCTCTGCGGGGAAGCTACAGGTTCGGCATCATAGCGAGGGAGCTTGAGGGGAAGGATGAGCTTAGAGAAGAGGGCTTCTTAGCTTTTGACCTTGATGACATCATTCGTTAG
- a CDS encoding nucleotidyltransferase family protein, whose translation MELEQILRVLHSHARELRKFEVRHLWLFGSYVRGEAGKGSDLDVLVEFEEGKKTFDNYMELKFFLEELLGVEVDLITVGALKPRVRKYVWSEAVSVEGL comes from the coding sequence ATGGAATTGGAGCAGATACTAAGAGTTCTACATTCCCATGCTCGGGAACTCCGGAAGTTTGAGGTTAGGCATCTCTGGCTCTTCGGCTCCTACGTCCGGGGAGAAGCAGGAAAAGGCAGCGACCTTGACGTTCTCGTGGAGTTCGAAGAGGGAAAGAAGACCTTCGACAACTACATGGAACTCAAATTCTTCCTTGAGGAGCTCCTCGGTGTTGAGGTTGATTTGATAACTGTCGGGGCCCTAAAGCCGAGGGTCAGAAAATACGTGTGGAGTGAGGCGGTGAGCGTTGAGGGACTATAA
- a CDS encoding ASCH domain-containing protein: MCTGNPNRKKGLIVREPFATLIAEGKKVWEIRKSRTNVRGRVLIISGGKAVGSAELVDVLGPFTPEELGQHTDKHLADVDFLRQYSGGKPLYAWVFRNAEKFKVPRRVRISRGAQVWANVVVEDE, encoded by the coding sequence ATGTGCACCGGGAATCCAAACCGCAAAAAGGGCTTAATAGTACGCGAACCCTTCGCAACGCTCATAGCCGAGGGAAAGAAGGTCTGGGAGATAAGAAAATCCCGGACCAACGTTAGGGGAAGGGTCCTCATAATCAGTGGCGGCAAGGCCGTTGGAAGTGCGGAGCTGGTTGACGTTCTCGGCCCGTTTACACCCGAGGAGCTAGGTCAGCATACCGATAAACACCTGGCCGATGTGGATTTTCTCAGGCAGTACTCGGGGGGAAAGCCCCTTTACGCCTGGGTCTTCCGCAACGCGGAGAAGTTCAAGGTTCCCCGAAGAGTTCGCATCTCCAGAGGGGCCCAGGTCTGGGCCAACGTGGTGGTGGAGGATGAATAA
- the radB gene encoding DNA repair and recombination protein RadB translates to MLTTGVKSLDELLGGGIAPGVLTQVYGDFATGKTTLAVQVGLLSGGKVAYVDTEGGFSPERLSQMAESRGLNPEEALQRFILFTPSDFKEQRRTIGSLKKIVDGSFSLVVVDSITAHYRVEEHRRNLTAELGKQLQVLLWIARRNRIPVIVINQVHFDSRADRMKPVAEHTLNYRTKDILRLDKLNTPGMRVAILERHRLRPEGGMTYFRITEKGIEEANE, encoded by the coding sequence ATGCTCACCACCGGGGTAAAATCACTCGACGAGCTTCTAGGGGGCGGTATCGCTCCCGGAGTCTTAACCCAGGTCTATGGGGACTTCGCAACGGGGAAGACAACCCTGGCAGTCCAGGTGGGGCTCCTGAGCGGAGGGAAGGTCGCCTACGTTGACACGGAAGGTGGCTTCTCCCCGGAAAGGCTGAGCCAGATGGCCGAATCGCGGGGACTGAATCCGGAGGAGGCCCTCCAGAGGTTCATCCTTTTCACGCCCTCCGACTTCAAGGAGCAGAGGCGCACCATCGGAAGCCTGAAGAAGATCGTTGACGGGTCTTTTTCCCTCGTGGTCGTTGACTCCATAACGGCTCACTACCGCGTAGAGGAGCACAGAAGGAACCTCACCGCTGAGCTCGGCAAACAGCTCCAGGTTCTCCTGTGGATAGCCCGGAGAAATCGCATTCCGGTGATAGTCATAAACCAGGTTCACTTCGACAGCAGGGCTGATAGAATGAAGCCCGTCGCCGAGCACACCCTCAACTACCGCACCAAGGACATCCTCAGGCTCGACAAGCTCAACACGCCCGGAATGAGGGTGGCAATCCTGGAAAGACACAGGCTAAGGCCCGAGGGAGGAATGACCTACTTCAGGATAACGGAGAAGGGAATCGAGGAGGCTAACGAATGA
- the taw22 gene encoding tRNA (guanine(37)-N1)/4-demethylwyosine(37)-methyltransferase Taw22 → MPAVKVPRREAEPVKRKLKKLGLYDGRRRPRREDEYVLLPVISDPRIEGLGYEVLPVELPLRPERQIYKNLESVLAERLSREELKHLRRYDVIGDIAVIQIPPELEHRVEDIVWGLRRVHPFLKVIAKKGFHEGAFRIRDYSIIWGEERLETVHKENGVRIKVDLSKVFFNPRMKGERYRLAQLVRDGERVLIPFAGVLPYALVIARYRKVRITAVELNEDAYRLGLENIDLNRGKLRGKIEFIHGDAFEVLPELPSYDRVISPTPRGVDALALTLSKAEKWLHYYDFVHEGEIERFRARILEECRKLGRDCTVRVKKVSDFKPRVFKVCADVGVG, encoded by the coding sequence TTGCCGGCGGTAAAGGTTCCGAGACGGGAGGCAGAACCCGTCAAGAGAAAGCTGAAGAAGCTCGGCCTCTACGACGGCAGGAGGAGGCCGAGGAGAGAAGACGAGTACGTTCTCCTCCCGGTCATCAGCGACCCCCGTATTGAGGGACTCGGCTACGAGGTTCTCCCGGTAGAGCTCCCGCTCAGACCGGAGAGGCAGATATACAAGAACCTCGAAAGTGTTTTGGCCGAGAGGCTGAGCAGAGAAGAGCTGAAGCACCTGAGGCGCTACGACGTGATAGGCGATATAGCGGTCATCCAGATACCGCCGGAGCTTGAGCACCGCGTTGAGGATATAGTCTGGGGCCTGAGGAGGGTCCACCCGTTTCTGAAGGTGATAGCGAAAAAGGGCTTCCACGAGGGGGCGTTTAGAATAAGGGACTACTCGATAATCTGGGGCGAGGAGAGGCTGGAAACAGTCCACAAGGAGAACGGCGTTCGGATAAAGGTTGACCTCTCGAAGGTCTTCTTCAACCCAAGAATGAAGGGAGAGCGGTACAGATTGGCCCAGCTCGTCCGCGACGGCGAGAGGGTTCTCATTCCCTTTGCAGGAGTTCTGCCCTACGCACTGGTGATAGCGAGGTACAGGAAAGTCAGGATAACCGCCGTCGAGCTCAACGAAGATGCCTACCGGCTGGGCCTTGAGAACATCGACCTGAACAGGGGAAAGCTGAGGGGCAAAATAGAGTTCATTCACGGCGATGCCTTCGAGGTTCTCCCGGAGCTCCCGAGCTACGACCGCGTGATAAGCCCGACGCCGCGGGGCGTTGATGCCTTAGCTTTGACTCTCTCCAAGGCCGAGAAATGGCTCCACTACTACGACTTCGTCCACGAGGGGGAGATTGAGAGATTCCGGGCGAGAATCCTCGAAGAATGCCGGAAGCTCGGAAGGGACTGCACCGTCAGGGTCAAAAAGGTGAGCGACTTCAAGCCGAGGGTTTTCAAGGTCTGCGCGGATGTAGGGGTTGGGTGA